One Papaver somniferum cultivar HN1 chromosome 10, ASM357369v1, whole genome shotgun sequence genomic window carries:
- the LOC113315977 gene encoding serine/threonine-protein kinase PRP4 homolog — MVMNGAVGVVDDEVASGLSDGGITSIMKTNKETIKKKLVRELAIKMKNKQSKTDKGSPSAEPSLPPESRRSSPRNKKFVIKMKNKQNTQQSPTESASLTSKLQTPTQTKSAEPSLPPKSRRSSPRNKKFAIKMKNKQNTQQSPTESASLTSKLQTPTQTKSAEPSLPPESRRSSPRNKKLEPSVVVSSLTRCATTPKRRRQPESAKMSSPTTKRQATRKKNVQSESAQHSQTTTTKSQSKSSEGDTEKYGVGRKNVKRKLDTSSTGPCLNVQLRDPHDTLADFQDEEEEEEEEEAVEEDNSDHVEPDVEEENDNEPIHCA; from the exons ATGGTAATGAACGGAGCTGTTGGAGTCGTTGACGATGAAGTTGCCAGTGGTTTGAGTGATGGAG GCATAACTTCAATAATGAAGACTAACAaggaaacaataaagaaaaagcTGGTCAGGGAGTTGGCCATAAAG atgaaaaacaaacaGTCCAAAACTGATAAAGGTTCTCCATCTGCAGAACCATCCCTTCCACCTGAAAGTAGGCGATCATCACCAAGGAACAAGAAGTTTGTGATAAAG ATGAAAAATAAGCAGAACACTCAACAGTCCCCAACTGAAAGTGCTTCACTCACTTCAAAGCTGCAAACCCCGACTCAAACCAAGTCCGCAGAACCATCCCTTCCACCTAAAAGTAGGCGATCATCACCAAGGAACAAGAAGTTTGCGATAAAG atgaaaaacaaGCAGAACACTCAACAGTCCCCAACTGAAAGTGCTTCACTCACTTCAAAGCTGCAAACCCCGACTCAAACCAAGTCCGCAGAACCATCCCTTCCACCTGAAAGTAGGCGATCATCACCAAGGAACAAGAAGTTAGAACCAAGTGTTGTTGTTTCTTCTCTAACTAGATGTGCAACAACTCCAAAGCGTCGTCGACAACCTGAAAGTGCTAAAATGTCATCACCAACTACAAAGAGACAGGCTACTAGGAAGAAGAATGTGCAatctgaaagtgctcaacattcaCAGACCACAACTACAAAGTCCCAATCAAAAAGCTCTGAAGGAGATACTGAAAAATATGGAGTGGGGCGAAAGAATGTAAAGCGAAAACTTGACACAAGCAGCACAGGCCCATGTCTGAATGTTCAACTTAGGGATCCACACGACACTCTCGCAGAttttcaagatgaagaagaagaggaagaggaggaggaagctgTGGAAGAGGATAACTCTGATCATGTGGAGCCTGATGtggaagaagagaatgataatg AACCGATTCATTGTGCCTGA